Proteins encoded together in one Penicillium digitatum chromosome 1, complete sequence window:
- a CDS encoding Mitochondrial distribution and morphology protein 10 — protein sequence MLDFMDYIQLSFAEATHWNRDNSYSSLNTTAQSILDFSTPERLRVHLSSLSTPHFATSYTLGTVGLLDGSVSYLFSTVPFNNLPSGSASIPLRKICPGYRQVQAPAAPIQTWGGDSLLDGVSSPGLKDGSRLQPPDPNAGQIAIESEAKQKATLLHASLHLPPPSTLYALFLRRISTNMQLSLAVCSSQGPPQSKSAPQASVLTQLSHDTGKYSNEYLFSTDNALFGWRGLWNFGPDPRYTRDVPPPLSLLSAGAEAYYSPVSSLIGMSTGLRFTTIPAAAVAQQSSSPSNTRTPISTFPYTLTLTLTPLVGSMSTTYSLRASPNLAFSSRFDFNFYSWESEMVAGCELWRQSKKPGSPSDDDLEWARRKMRMHDFSVSLPGSPGSSLLEDPARPRGPVRTSAHSEAETGDSVIKLRIDQSWNVRLLWEGRVKELLVSAGVGLGPGSFSLSPSVSSASGSGSAQSGGGSPGMSYWRGVGVSVLYSS from the exons ATGCTGGACTTTATGGACTACATCCAGCTATCCTTCGCCGAGGCGACCCACTGGAATCGCGACAACTCGTACTCGTCACTCAACACCACCGCCCAGT CGATTTTGGATTTCTCGACCCCTGAACGATTGCGCGTTCACCTTTCGTCACTATCCACTCCCCATTTTGCGACCAGTTACACACTCGGCACCGTTGGACTACTCGATGGATCTGTCTCGTACCTATTTAGTACTGTGCCATTCAATAATCTACCAAGTGGAAGTGCGTCAATCCCACTTCGAAAGATATGCCCGGGATACCGCCAAGTGCAGGCCCCCGCGGCCCCGATCCAGACCTGGGGAGGGGACTCGCTATTAGACGGCGTGAGCAGTCCCGGGCTCAAAGATGGGAGTCGTCTACAACCACCAGACCCAAATGCTGGACAAATTGCCATAGAAAGTGAGGCAAAGCAGAAAGCTACTCTGCTTCATGcttctctccatcttccACCTCCCTCCACTCTATATGCGCTGTTTCTACGCAGAATATCAACCAATATGCAACTATCACTAGCAGTCTGCTCAAGTCAAGGACCGCCGCAATCTAAATCTGCGCCACAGGCCTCTGTGCTCACCCAGCTATCCCACGACACCGGCAAGTACAGCAACGAGTACCTCTTCAGCACAGATAACGCCCTGTTCGGTTGGCGCGGACTCTGGAACTTCGGCCCAGATCCTCGATACACTCGTGACGTTCCGCCGCCGTTGTCCCTCCTTTCCGCAGGCGCAGAAGCATACTATTCCCCGGTCTCATCACTGATCGGCATGTCAACCGGCCTGCGATTCACCACAATACCCGCGGCCGCCGTGGCCCAGCAATCATCATCACCTTCCAACACTCGAACACCCATCTCAACCTTCCCCTACACTCTAACACTAACACTAACCCCGCTTGTGGGCTCTATGTCCACAACTTACTCCCTCCGTGCCTCGCCTAACCTCGCCTTCAGCTCTCGCTTTGACTTTAATTTCTACAGCTGGGAAAGCGAAATGGTCGCTGGCTGCGAGCTGTGGCGTCAATCCAAGAAACCCGGCTCCCCCAGTGACGACGATCTCGAATGGGCCCGCCGCAAAATGCGCATGCATGACTTCAGCGTTTCCCTGCCTGGCTCGCCGGGCTCCTCGCTACTAGAGGATCCGGCTCGTCCTAGGGGCCCGGTGCGCACCAGCGCTCACAGCGAGGCCGAGACGGGTGACTCTGTCATTAAGCTACGCATTGATCAGTCTTGGAATGTGCGGCTTCTTTGGGAAGGTCGGGTTAAGGAGCTTTTGGTGAGCGCGGGCGTCGGGCTGGGTCCGGGTTCGTTCTCGTTGTCGCCTTCTGTCTCTTCGGCTTCAGGCAGTGGCTCGGCCCAGAGTGGAGGCGGGAGCCCCGGGATGTCGTATTGGCGTGGGGTTGGGGTCTCGGTGCTGTACTCCTCATAG
- a CDS encoding 60S acidic ribosomal protein P0, putative: MPRSKRARVVHESKTTKKDHKEQTRRLFANIRECIEEYDHLFVFAVDNMRNTYLKDVRTEFGDSRVFFGKTKVMGKALGTDVESEAAPNVRKLTPFLAGAVGLLFTSRTPESVIEYFENFRPQDFARAGTEATRSFTIPNGLVTARGGEIPAEQDEPVSHTIEPALRKLGVPTRLVKGKVMLELTEGQEGYPVCKEGETLDSRQTTLLKMFGITSSEFKVDLKAYWTRSTGEVKLLETEGGMDVDA, from the exons ATGCCTCGTTCAAAGCGTGCGCGCGTCGTCCACGAGTCGAAGACTACCAAGAAAGATCACAAGGAGCAGACCCGCCGGCTCTTCGCCAACATCCGGGAATGTATCGAGGAATATGATCACCTTTTTGTCTTTGCGGTCGATAACATGCGGAACACCTATTTGAAGGATGTGCGCACTGAATTCGGCGATAGCCG GGTTTTCTTCGGTAAGACCAAGGTCATGGGCAAAGCCCTTGGCACTGATGTCGAAAGCGAAGCCGCTCCCAATGTGCGCAAACTCACTCCTTTCCTCGCCGGCGCCGTCGGTTTGCTCTTCACCTCCCGCACTCCGGAATCTGTGATCGAATACTTTGAGAACTTCCGCCCCCAGGACTTCGCCCGCGCTGGAACTGAAGCTACCCGTTCTTTCACCATCCCCAACGGCCTGGTCACTGCTCGGGGCGGCGAGATTCCTGCCGAGCAGGATGAGCCTGTCAGTCACACCATTGAGCCCGCGCTCCGCAAGCTTGGTGTCCCCACCCGTCTGGTGAAGGGCAAGGTCATGCTTGAATTGACTGAGGGTCAGGAGGGCTACCCCGTATGCAAAGAGGGAGAGACTCTGGACTCACGACAGACTACATTGTTGAAGATGTTCGGTATCACCTCGTCTGAGTTCAAGGTCGATCTCAAGGCCTACTGGACGCGGAGTACTGGGGAGGTCAAGCTCCTCGAGACTGAGGGTGGAATGGATGTTGATGCATAG